The proteins below are encoded in one region of Sinorhizobium meliloti:
- a CDS encoding cupin domain-containing protein yields MIKTLHFAVVLAALLSGTALAHDSSGGDEGAKVTLVYEHELPNVPGKSVKGVLVEYAPGGFSEGHTHPVSAFIYATVLEGAIRSQVNDGPVTVYSAGESFSELPGDRHGVSENTSTTKPAKLLAVFVVDTAETELTFPIKE; encoded by the coding sequence ATGATCAAGACATTGCATTTTGCCGTCGTGTTGGCGGCTCTCCTATCAGGGACGGCGCTCGCACATGATTCGTCAGGTGGCGATGAGGGCGCGAAGGTTACGCTCGTCTATGAGCATGAACTGCCGAACGTTCCTGGCAAGAGCGTGAAGGGCGTTCTCGTCGAGTACGCTCCGGGCGGCTTTTCGGAGGGCCATACACATCCAGTATCCGCCTTCATTTACGCTACCGTTCTCGAGGGCGCCATCCGCAGCCAGGTCAATGACGGTCCCGTTACGGTTTACAGCGCTGGTGAAAGCTTTTCGGAATTGCCAGGCGATCGCCACGGAGTCAGCGAAAACACCAGCACTACCAAGCCGGCAAAGCTGCTCGCCGTCTTTGTGGTCGATACCGCTGAAACGGAACTGACCTTCCCGATCAAGGAATAG
- a CDS encoding SDR family oxidoreductase: MKIVIIGGTGLIGSKTAERLRKKGHEVIAAAPKTGVNTLTGEGLADALKNTEVVIDLANSPSFEDNAVLEFFQKAGRNLMAAEMKAGVKHHVALSIVGADRLPDSGYLRAKIAQEKIIWAAGIPYTIVRSTQFMEFLGGIAEAGTVNGTARLSTGLLQPIASEDVADFVTDAALAAPANDIIEICGPERARLCDFAARYLKAIGDSRTVIADPDARYFGTKLEEGSLVSDKHPRVGRIGFDEWFATTPRK, from the coding sequence ATGAAAATCGTGATCATCGGCGGAACCGGCCTGATCGGTTCGAAGACTGCAGAGCGCTTGCGCAAGAAAGGGCATGAGGTCATTGCCGCTGCCCCGAAAACCGGCGTCAACACCCTCACCGGCGAGGGCTTGGCGGACGCACTGAAGAATACCGAGGTGGTTATCGACCTCGCGAACTCGCCCTCCTTCGAGGACAACGCCGTGCTCGAATTCTTTCAGAAAGCGGGCAGGAATCTGATGGCGGCGGAAATGAAAGCCGGCGTAAAGCACCATGTCGCCCTCTCCATCGTCGGCGCAGATCGTTTGCCGGATAGCGGCTATCTTCGAGCCAAGATTGCTCAGGAAAAGATCATCTGGGCAGCCGGCATACCCTATACGATCGTGCGCTCCACACAGTTCATGGAGTTTCTCGGCGGTATCGCCGAGGCGGGCACGGTCAATGGCACTGCTCGCCTGTCGACGGGTTTGTTACAGCCGATAGCGTCCGAAGACGTCGCCGATTTCGTGACGGACGCGGCCCTTGCCGCGCCGGCTAACGACATCATCGAAATCTGCGGGCCCGAGCGCGCTCGTCTTTGCGATTTTGCCGCGCGCTATCTCAAGGCGATCGGAGATTCCCGCACCGTCATCGCAGATCCGGATGCCCGGTATTTTGGGACAAAACTGGAAGAGGGTTCACTCGTCTCGGACAAGCACCCTCGCGTCGGCCGTATCGGTTTCGATGAGTGGTTTGCGACGACGCCCAGAAAGTAA
- a CDS encoding MBL fold metallo-hydrolase — protein sequence MNQMSSNTQEASMKRENASYVGRPAPEELVPSRYAVQIGEIEVLVISDGVLPLPTAMLGHNADPAARAAWLGDMFLPQDAFDWALNVVVVRSGEQTILIDAGLGLDPDLNLPRAGQLMKRLAAAGIDLASVTDVVLTHMHMDHVGGLLVDGVKEQLNPDLRIHVAAAEVKFWESPDFTHAVMPEGFPDALRAAAKRFAKDYQNHLRLFEDEREVAPGVVVSRTGGHTPGHSVVRVASGNDRLMFAGDAVFAVGFDHPDWHNGFEHDPEEAARVRVRLLQELAATGELLVATHMPFPSVGHVAVDGDTFRWVPVFWDY from the coding sequence ATGAACCAGATGAGCAGCAATACTCAGGAGGCAAGCATGAAACGGGAAAACGCCTCATATGTCGGTAGACCCGCACCCGAGGAGCTGGTGCCGTCACGCTACGCGGTGCAAATCGGCGAGATTGAAGTCCTGGTGATCAGCGATGGGGTGCTACCGCTTCCAACCGCGATGCTGGGCCATAACGCCGACCCGGCCGCCCGTGCCGCGTGGTTGGGCGACATGTTTCTGCCGCAGGACGCGTTCGACTGGGCGCTGAACGTCGTCGTGGTCCGTAGCGGCGAGCAGACCATTCTCATCGACGCTGGCCTGGGACTCGACCCCGACTTGAACTTGCCCCGTGCTGGGCAGCTGATGAAGCGGCTGGCGGCCGCCGGCATCGACCTCGCATCCGTGACCGACGTGGTACTGACCCACATGCACATGGATCACGTTGGCGGACTGCTGGTCGACGGGGTGAAGGAGCAGCTGAATCCGGACCTGCGGATCCACGTTGCCGCTGCCGAGGTCAAATTCTGGGAGTCGCCCGATTTCACCCACGCGGTCATGCCGGAGGGGTTCCCGGACGCGCTTCGGGCGGCCGCCAAGCGGTTCGCCAAAGATTATCAGAACCACCTGCGGCTGTTCGAGGATGAGCGTGAGGTGGCGCCGGGCGTGGTCGTGTCTCGTACCGGCGGGCATACCCCGGGACACAGCGTGGTCCGCGTGGCTTCGGGCAACGACCGTCTGATGTTTGCCGGCGACGCCGTGTTCGCGGTCGGATTCGACCACCCCGACTGGCACAACGGTTTCGAACACGACCCCGAGGAGGCAGCTCGCGTCCGCGTCCGGCTTTTGCAGGAGCTGGCGGCGACCGGTGAACTGCTGGTGGCAACGCATATGCCGTTTCCTTCCGTCGGCCATGTCGCGGTCGATGGCGACACCTTTCGTTGGGTGCCGGTCTTCTGGGACTACTGA